In a single window of the Rhopalosiphum padi isolate XX-2018 chromosome 1, ASM2088224v1, whole genome shotgun sequence genome:
- the LOC132932111 gene encoding tigger transposable element-derived protein 4-like: MAQKRKLTTLSLAEKVNLLKIIEKGEKKKQDIAKDFGIPASTLSTIIKNKDVILKNFNKNSATRKKMKLGEYSDIESCLLKWFQQCLDKKIPINGPILREKAEEFGHKLGHEHFKASSGWLTNWKIRNSVVFKQVCGESGAVDVQKCSVWINNLPKLIENYSPDDIFNVDETGLFFKCLPDKTFIFKGQSCSGGKHSKERVTLLLGANMSGTEKLRPLLIGKSKKPRCFKQIKSLPLDYYANKKSWMTSEIFNLWLIKLDKKMVSEKRKILLFIDNCTAHNLTSTFNAIKVQFLPPNTTSVLQPLDQGIIYNFKIFYRKEMVKKIVSAINDTNQIVINILDAIRLCDKAWRHVKKETIVNCFTKSGFRTSTENIPDEPSDDNNDEWDQLNINETFTSYVNVDENLEICGEWTENDIISDILDEDNEEEIEDQQIQSTITNKDAKLALETLRKYIEGNEGMEDLFKPLGTLENKIENNVLNKQKQLTLHQFFKNDNM, encoded by the coding sequence ATGGctcaaaaaagaaaattaacaaCATTATCACTGGCAGAAAAAGTGAACTtgcttaaaattattgaaaaaggcgaaaaaaaaaaacaagacatAGCCAAAGATTTTGGAATTCCGGCGAGTACGttatctacaataataaaaaataaagatgtaattttaaaaaactttaacaaAAACTCggcaactagaaaaaaaatgaaactaggAGAATACTCTGACATAGAatcatgtttattaaaatggtttCAACAATGTCTTGAcaaaaaaattccaattaatgGACCTATTCTACGAGAAAAAGCTGAAGAGTTTGGACATAAGTTAGggcatgaacattttaaagctaGCAGTGGATGGTTAACAAATTGGAAAATCAGAAATAGCGTTGTATTTAAACAAGTTTGTGGTGAAAGTGGCGCTGTAGATGTACAAAAATGTTCCGTATGGATAAATAATTTACCGAAACTCATCGAAAATTATTCACCAGacgatatttttaatgtagatgAAACaggattatttttcaaatgtttacctGACAAAACATTCATATTTAAAGGCCAATCTTGTTCAGGTGGAAAACATAGTAAAGAAAGAGTAACACTTCTGTTAGGGGCAAATATGTCGGGCACAGAAAAATTAAGACCACTTCTGATTGGTAAGTCGAAAAAACCACgatgttttaaacaaataaaatcattaccATTAGATTATTATGCGAACAAAAAATCCTGGATGACgtctgaaatttttaatttgtggttaattaaattagataaaaaaatggtctccgaaaaaagaaaaatcttactttttattgataattgtaCTGCACACAATTTAACCTCGACTTTTAATGCTATTAAAGTGCAGTTTTTACCTCCTAATACTACGTCTGTATTACAACCATTAGACCaaggcataatatataattttaaaatattttacagaaaagaaatggtaaaaaaaattgtatcggcTATAAATGATACcaatcaaattgtaataaacaTATTGGATGCTATACGGCTATGCGATAAAGCATGGCGACACGTAAAAAAAGAAACGATCGTAAACTGTTTTACAAAATCAGGTTTTAGAACTTCGACTGAAAATATTCCAGATGAACCTTCTGATGATAATAACGATGAATGggatcaattaaatattaatgaaacttTTACGTCATACGTCAATGTCGATGAAAATTTGGAGATTTGTGGAGAATGGACTGAGAACGATATTATCTCCGATATATTGGACGAAGATAACGAAGAAGAAATTGAAGACCAACAAATACAATCCACCATTACAAATAAAGACGCGAAACTTGCATTAGAAACATTACGTAAATATATTGAAGGCAATGAAGGTATGGAAGATTTATTTAAACCACTAGGtactttagaaaataaaattgagaacaatgttttaaataaacaaaaacaattaacattacaccaattttttaaaaatgataatatgtaa